In Streptomyces violaceusniger Tu 4113, one DNA window encodes the following:
- the hrpB gene encoding ATP-dependent helicase HrpB has product MRAGLSGIGAEALTIPGDPRAEALDRLPVREAVPALLRALEDRGVAVLCAPPGTGKTTLVPLVLAGLVGGGPVRRVLVAEPRRIAARAAARRMAWLLGERPGGKIGFTVRGERQAGRGTVVEVVTTGVLLQRLQRDQELPGVDVVVLDECHERHLDADTAAAFLLDVRAALRPDLRLIAASATTDAEGWARLLGDGGTDGGEGATDCGDGPEGPAPVVSAPGVSHPVEVVWAPPERPVRPPHGMRVDPALLDHVAAVVRRALREREGDVLCFLPGVGEIARVAGKLGGLAEAEVLQVHGRAPAAVQEAVLAGTDGGRRRVVLATSVAESSLTVPGVRIVVDCGLAREPRMDHARGLSALTTVRASRAAARQRAGRAGREAPGVVYRCWPEAEDARLPRFPSPEIAGADLTAFALQTACWGDPDASGLALLDPPPTGAMTAARETLTAIGAVDAAGRATERGTRMARLGLHPRLARALIDGAKEVGARRAAEVVALLSEEPPREYGDDLAAAWRTARHGGDPYAVRWRQEARRLEQALTGAGDARPDGARGAQRAARGDDAVAGLLAALAFPERVARRRGDRAYLMAAGTGAELGDGSRLGGSPWLAVAVADRPVTSASARVRLAAVTDEDTARAAAAALASEGAEVRWAEGDVVARRVARLGAIELVSRPLAKPDPELVRQALLEGLRREGTGLLRWSAQATAVRQRMAFLHQELGGAWPDVSDAALLDRTDDWLGTELARARGRADLGRVDAGQALARLMPWATGEAARFEELAPERIEVPSGSRVRVDYGADRPVLAVKLQELFGWQEAPRIAGGRVPLLVHLLSPAGRPAAVTADLASFWKDGYRSVRAELRGRYPKHPWPEDPATAEPTRRTNTRR; this is encoded by the coding sequence ATGCGAGCGGGACTGAGCGGAATCGGAGCAGAGGCGTTGACCATTCCTGGGGACCCGCGCGCCGAGGCCCTCGACCGCCTTCCCGTGCGCGAGGCCGTGCCCGCGCTGCTGCGCGCGCTCGAGGACCGCGGGGTCGCCGTGCTGTGCGCGCCTCCGGGGACCGGTAAGACGACGCTCGTGCCACTGGTGCTCGCCGGGCTGGTGGGCGGCGGACCGGTGCGGCGGGTGCTGGTCGCCGAGCCGCGGCGGATCGCGGCACGGGCCGCCGCGCGGCGGATGGCGTGGCTGCTGGGCGAGCGGCCGGGCGGGAAGATCGGCTTCACCGTGCGCGGGGAGCGGCAGGCCGGCCGCGGGACCGTGGTCGAGGTGGTCACCACCGGCGTGCTGCTGCAACGGCTGCAACGCGACCAGGAGCTGCCCGGCGTCGATGTGGTCGTTCTCGACGAATGCCATGAGCGCCATCTGGACGCGGACACGGCCGCCGCCTTCCTGCTGGACGTCCGGGCCGCCCTGCGCCCCGACCTCCGGCTGATCGCCGCCTCGGCGACCACGGACGCGGAGGGCTGGGCGCGGTTGCTCGGCGACGGCGGGACGGACGGCGGGGAAGGGGCGACGGACTGCGGGGACGGTCCTGAGGGGCCCGCGCCGGTCGTCTCGGCGCCGGGAGTGTCCCATCCGGTGGAGGTGGTGTGGGCGCCGCCCGAGCGACCCGTACGGCCGCCGCACGGGATGCGGGTGGACCCCGCCCTGCTGGACCATGTCGCGGCCGTGGTGCGGCGGGCGCTGCGCGAGCGGGAGGGCGATGTGCTGTGCTTCCTGCCGGGCGTGGGCGAGATCGCCCGGGTGGCCGGGAAGCTGGGCGGGCTCGCCGAGGCGGAGGTCCTGCAGGTGCACGGGCGGGCGCCGGCTGCCGTACAGGAGGCGGTGCTGGCCGGTACGGACGGCGGACGGCGGCGGGTGGTGCTGGCCACCTCGGTCGCCGAGTCGAGCCTGACGGTGCCGGGCGTGAGGATCGTCGTGGACTGCGGGCTGGCGCGTGAGCCCCGGATGGACCACGCACGCGGGCTGAGCGCGCTGACGACCGTAAGGGCGTCACGGGCGGCCGCCCGGCAGCGCGCGGGCCGTGCGGGGCGTGAGGCGCCCGGGGTGGTCTACCGCTGCTGGCCGGAGGCGGAGGACGCCCGGCTGCCGCGTTTCCCGTCCCCGGAGATCGCCGGCGCGGACCTTACGGCCTTCGCGCTGCAGACGGCGTGCTGGGGCGATCCGGACGCCTCGGGGCTGGCCCTGCTCGATCCGCCGCCCACCGGGGCGATGACGGCCGCCCGCGAGACGCTGACCGCGATCGGCGCCGTGGACGCCGCCGGACGGGCCACCGAGCGCGGCACCCGGATGGCCCGCCTCGGCCTCCACCCCCGCCTCGCGCGGGCGCTCATCGACGGCGCGAAGGAGGTCGGCGCACGCCGGGCGGCCGAGGTGGTGGCCCTGCTGAGCGAGGAGCCTCCGAGGGAGTACGGCGACGATCTCGCCGCCGCCTGGCGCACCGCCCGCCACGGCGGCGACCCCTACGCCGTCCGCTGGCGCCAGGAGGCCCGGCGGCTCGAACAGGCCCTGACCGGCGCGGGCGACGCGCGGCCCGATGGCGCACGTGGCGCACAGCGGGCGGCGCGCGGCGATGACGCCGTGGCGGGGCTGCTGGCCGCGCTGGCGTTCCCGGAGCGGGTGGCCCGGCGGCGCGGCGATCGGGCGTATCTCATGGCCGCCGGAACGGGCGCGGAACTGGGCGACGGCTCGCGGCTGGGCGGGTCGCCGTGGCTCGCGGTGGCCGTCGCGGACCGGCCGGTCACCTCCGCGTCGGCGCGGGTGCGGCTCGCGGCCGTCACCGACGAGGACACCGCCCGGGCGGCGGCAGCGGCGCTGGCCTCGGAGGGTGCGGAGGTGCGCTGGGCCGAGGGGGACGTCGTGGCGCGCCGGGTGGCCCGGCTCGGCGCGATCGAGCTGGTGTCCCGGCCGCTGGCCAAGCCCGATCCGGAGCTGGTGCGGCAGGCGCTGCTGGAGGGGCTGCGCCGCGAGGGGACGGGGCTGCTGCGCTGGTCGGCGCAGGCCACGGCGGTCCGGCAGCGGATGGCGTTTCTCCATCAGGAGCTGGGCGGGGCCTGGCCGGATGTCTCCGACGCGGCGCTGCTGGACCGCACGGACGACTGGCTCGGGACGGAGCTGGCGCGGGCCCGCGGGCGGGCCGATCTGGGGCGGGTGGACGCGGGACAGGCGCTGGCCCGGCTGATGCCGTGGGCCACGGGTGAGGCCGCGCGGTTCGAGGAGCTGGCGCCGGAGCGGATCGAGGTGCCGAGCGGCTCGCGGGTGCGGGTGGACTACGGCGCGGACCGGCCCGTGCTGGCGGTGAAGCTGCAGGAGCTGTTCGGCTGGCAGGAGGCGCCCCGGATCGCGGGCGGACGGGTGCCGCTGCTGGTGCATCTGCTGTCCCCGGCGGGGCGTCCGGCCGCGGTCACCGCCGATCTGGCGTCGTTCTGGAAGGACGGCTACCGCTCGGTGCGGGCCGAGCTGCGCGGCCGGTATCCCAAGCATCCGTGGCCGGAGGACCCGGCGACGGCCGAGCCGACCCGGCGGACCAACACCCGCCGCTGA
- a CDS encoding SPW_0924 family protein — MRALAAAAIGLAAALAIVLTMTAIGAPSGETSPKPLLTTVPKHP; from the coding sequence ATGCGCGCCCTCGCCGCCGCCGCGATCGGACTCGCCGCCGCCCTCGCCATCGTCCTCACGATGACGGCCATCGGCGCCCCCAGCGGCGAGACCTCCCCGAAACCCCTGCTCACCACCGTCCCCAAGCACCCCTGA
- a CDS encoding class I SAM-dependent methyltransferase, which produces MVQEHEPSTPAEAAEPTATRRIADEAESSRASRGWWERNADEYQEEHGAFLGDDRFIWGPEGLDEAEAGLLGPVEALKGRDVLEVGAGAAQCARWLAAQGARPVALDLSHRQLRHARRIDTEAAAGGGEGAGVALVQADATALPFRNDSFDLACSAYGAVPFVAEPVRVMREVRRVLRPGGRWVFSVTHPIRWAFPDEPGPEGLSVAGSYFDRTPYVEQDESGRAVYVEHHRTLGDRVRDVVAGGFRLVDLVEPEWPVWNHQEWGGWSPLRGNLVPGTAIFVCERD; this is translated from the coding sequence ATGGTCCAAGAACACGAGCCCAGCACCCCTGCGGAGGCGGCCGAGCCGACGGCCACCCGCCGGATCGCGGACGAGGCGGAGAGCAGCCGGGCCAGCCGGGGGTGGTGGGAACGCAACGCGGACGAGTACCAGGAGGAACACGGCGCCTTCCTGGGCGACGACCGGTTCATATGGGGCCCGGAGGGGCTGGACGAGGCGGAGGCCGGGCTGCTGGGCCCGGTGGAGGCGCTCAAGGGGCGCGATGTGCTGGAGGTGGGCGCGGGCGCCGCACAGTGCGCCCGCTGGCTGGCCGCCCAGGGGGCGCGGCCGGTGGCGCTGGACCTCTCCCACCGGCAACTGCGGCACGCGCGGCGGATCGACACGGAGGCCGCCGCCGGGGGCGGCGAGGGGGCCGGGGTCGCGCTGGTGCAGGCCGACGCCACGGCCCTGCCCTTCCGGAACGACTCGTTCGACCTGGCGTGCTCGGCGTACGGGGCGGTGCCGTTCGTGGCCGAGCCGGTCCGGGTGATGCGCGAGGTGCGCCGGGTGCTGCGGCCGGGCGGGCGGTGGGTCTTCTCGGTGACGCATCCGATCCGCTGGGCGTTCCCCGACGAACCGGGGCCCGAGGGGCTGTCCGTCGCCGGCTCCTACTTCGACCGCACGCCCTATGTGGAGCAGGACGAGTCGGGCCGGGCCGTCTACGTGGAGCACCACCGGACGCTGGGCGACCGGGTGCGGGACGTGGTGGCCGGAGGCTTCCGGCTGGTCGACCTGGTCGAGCCGGAGTGGCCCGTATGGAACCACCAGGAGTGGGGCGGCTGGTCCCCCCTGCGGGGGAACCTCGTCCCGGGCACGGCGATCTTCGTATGCGAGCGGGACTGA
- a CDS encoding PAC2 family protein has protein sequence MQDPQELYAWEPSGLAEVDAIATRDSAGLVLLYHFDGYIDAGETGDQIVERLLDGLPRKVVARFDHDRLVDYRARRPLLTFQRDRWTAYETPKLELYLVRDATAAPFLLLAGPEPDVEWERFAAAVRQMVERLNVRIAVNFHGIPMGVPHTRPVGITPHGNRIDLTPGHRGFFDEAQVPGSAESLIEYRLAEAGRDVLGVAAHVPHYLARSAYPDAALTALEAITAATGLVLPGPTHALRNDALKTQEEIERQISEGDEELVALVRGLEHQYDAVAGAESRGNLVAEPAELPSADELAAEFERFLAEREGEGGA, from the coding sequence GTGCAAGATCCGCAGGAGTTGTACGCATGGGAACCGAGCGGGCTGGCGGAGGTCGACGCGATAGCCACGCGGGACTCGGCCGGGCTGGTGCTGCTGTACCACTTCGACGGCTATATCGACGCCGGCGAGACGGGGGACCAGATCGTCGAGCGGCTGCTCGACGGCCTGCCACGCAAGGTCGTCGCGCGCTTCGACCATGACCGGCTGGTCGACTACCGGGCCCGGCGCCCCCTGCTCACCTTCCAGCGCGACCGCTGGACCGCGTACGAGACCCCGAAGCTCGAGCTGTATCTGGTGCGCGACGCCACTGCGGCGCCGTTCCTGCTGCTCGCCGGGCCGGAGCCGGACGTGGAGTGGGAGCGGTTCGCGGCGGCCGTGCGCCAGATGGTCGAGCGGCTGAACGTACGGATCGCGGTGAACTTCCACGGCATCCCGATGGGCGTGCCGCACACCCGGCCGGTCGGCATCACCCCGCATGGAAACCGCATCGATCTGACACCGGGGCATCGCGGCTTCTTCGACGAGGCCCAAGTGCCCGGCAGCGCCGAATCCCTGATCGAGTACCGGCTCGCCGAGGCGGGTCGCGATGTGCTCGGCGTCGCCGCGCATGTGCCGCACTATCTGGCCCGGTCGGCTTATCCGGACGCGGCGCTCACCGCGCTGGAGGCCATCACCGCGGCCACCGGCCTGGTCCTTCCGGGGCCCACGCACGCCCTGCGCAACGATGCCCTCAAGACGCAGGAGGAGATCGAGCGGCAGATCTCCGAGGGGGACGAGGAGCTGGTCGCGCTCGTACGGGGCCTTGAGCACCAGTACGACGCGGTGGCCGGGGCCGAGAGCCGCGGCAATCTGGTCGCGGAGCCGGCCGAGCTGCCCTCGGCGGACGAACTGGCCGCGGAGTTCGAGCGGTTCCTGGCCGAGCGGGAGGGCGAGGGTGGAGCCTGA
- the rpsA gene encoding 30S ribosomal protein S1, giving the protein MTSSTEATRTTPQVAVNDIGSEEAFLAAIDETIKYFNDGDIVDGVIVKVDRDEVLLDIGYKTEGVIPSRELSIKHDVDPNEVVAVGDEIEALVLQKEDKEGRLILSKKRAQYERAWGTIEKIKEEDGIVTGTVIEVVKGGLILDIGLRGFLPASLVEMRRVRDLQPYVGKELEAKIIELDKNRNNVVLSRRAWLEQTQSEVRQTFLTTLQKGQVRSGVVSSIVNFGAFVDLGGVDGLVHVSELSWKHIDHPSEVVEVGQEVTVEVLDVDMDRERVSLSLKATQEDPWQQFARTHQIGQVVPGKVTKLVPFGAFVRVDEGIEGLVHISELAERHVEIPEQVVQVNDEIFVKVIDIDLERRRISLSLKQANEAFGADPSVVEFDPTLYGMAASYDDQGNYIYPEGFDPETNDWLEGFETQREAWETQYAEAQQRFEQHQAQVIKSREADEQAAAEASSGAAPAPGGQASGGGGGGSYSSESADNSGALASDEALAALREKLAGGQS; this is encoded by the coding sequence ATGACGAGCAGCACCGAGGCAACCCGCACCACCCCGCAGGTGGCGGTAAACGACATCGGTTCCGAGGAAGCCTTCCTCGCCGCGATCGACGAGACGATCAAGTACTTCAACGACGGCGACATCGTCGACGGCGTCATCGTGAAGGTCGACCGGGACGAGGTCCTGCTCGACATTGGTTACAAGACCGAAGGCGTCATCCCCTCCCGCGAACTGTCGATCAAGCACGACGTCGACCCCAATGAGGTCGTCGCCGTCGGCGATGAGATCGAGGCCCTCGTCCTCCAGAAGGAGGACAAGGAAGGCCGGCTGATCCTCTCGAAGAAGCGCGCTCAGTACGAGCGCGCTTGGGGCACCATCGAGAAGATCAAGGAAGAGGACGGGATCGTCACCGGTACCGTCATCGAGGTCGTCAAGGGTGGTCTCATCCTCGACATCGGCCTCCGTGGCTTCCTCCCCGCCTCCCTGGTGGAGATGCGCCGCGTTCGCGACCTCCAGCCCTACGTGGGCAAGGAGCTCGAGGCGAAGATCATCGAGCTCGACAAGAACCGCAACAACGTGGTCCTGTCCCGCCGCGCCTGGCTGGAGCAGACCCAGAGCGAGGTCCGCCAGACCTTCCTCACCACCCTCCAGAAGGGCCAGGTGCGCTCCGGCGTCGTCTCCTCCATCGTCAACTTCGGTGCGTTCGTGGACCTCGGCGGCGTCGACGGTCTCGTCCACGTCTCGGAGCTGTCCTGGAAGCACATCGACCACCCCTCCGAGGTTGTCGAGGTCGGCCAGGAGGTCACGGTCGAGGTCCTGGACGTCGACATGGACCGCGAGCGCGTCTCCCTGTCGCTCAAGGCGACCCAGGAAGACCCGTGGCAGCAGTTCGCCCGGACCCACCAGATCGGTCAGGTCGTCCCGGGTAAGGTCACCAAGCTCGTTCCGTTCGGTGCGTTCGTCCGCGTGGACGAGGGCATCGAGGGCCTGGTCCACATCTCCGAGCTGGCCGAGCGCCACGTGGAGATCCCGGAGCAGGTCGTCCAGGTCAACGACGAGATCTTCGTCAAGGTCATCGACATCGACCTCGAGCGCCGCCGCATCAGCCTCTCGCTGAAGCAGGCCAACGAGGCCTTCGGTGCCGACCCGTCCGTGGTCGAGTTCGACCCGACCCTGTACGGCATGGCCGCGTCCTACGACGACCAGGGGAACTACATCTACCCCGAGGGCTTCGACCCCGAGACCAACGACTGGCTCGAGGGCTTCGAGACCCAGCGGGAGGCGTGGGAGACCCAGTACGCCGAGGCGCAGCAGCGCTTCGAGCAGCACCAGGCGCAGGTCATCAAGTCCCGCGAGGCCGACGAGCAGGCCGCTGCCGAGGCGAGCAGCGGCGCCGCTCCGGCGCCCGGCGGGCAGGCGTCCGGTGGTGGCGGCGGCGGTTCGTACTCCTCGGAGTCGGCCGACAACTCCGGCGCCCTGGCTTCGGACGAGGCGCTGGCCGCGCTTCGCGAGAAGCTGGCCGGCGGCCAGAGCTGA
- a CDS encoding DUF3068 domain-containing protein: MRRRASLVLLAFAVFFAALAPLLRWYAYPRLAKIPPSEYQTAVLEASPATLLDYGTMQPRKVSKVSIVQTLRGNVPAAEKTGKATGRDVVVWDALSYVAGPDGKMVSKIPERYVFDAHSQDPVHAGGEHVDGDAVRRDGIEFKWPFLTEKRDYRYFDAQTRTSAPIHYKGTQNFRGLKVYYFEQTIPWTKVALPKTMPVEGVTPETVRKAGTSRWYSTKRMFWVEPTTGAPVNGQEIHKEELRGGTLLGDRDRVTVFSGHVKMREDYIRHTVDMVKSQRRLVLLLTAYLPWGFLILGMALLALALLLEARGRAARPPSAPAAPTPLSVAGRSV; encoded by the coding sequence ATGCGCCGCAGAGCAAGCCTGGTGCTGCTGGCCTTCGCCGTCTTCTTCGCCGCACTCGCGCCGCTGCTGCGTTGGTACGCCTATCCCCGGCTGGCCAAGATCCCGCCCAGCGAATACCAGACGGCGGTCCTGGAGGCCAGCCCGGCCACCCTGCTCGACTACGGCACCATGCAGCCCCGCAAGGTCTCCAAGGTCAGCATCGTGCAGACCCTGCGCGGCAATGTGCCCGCCGCCGAGAAGACCGGGAAGGCGACCGGGCGCGATGTCGTCGTCTGGGACGCCCTGTCGTATGTGGCCGGGCCCGACGGCAAGATGGTCTCCAAGATCCCCGAACGCTATGTCTTCGACGCCCACTCCCAGGACCCGGTGCACGCGGGCGGGGAACACGTCGACGGAGACGCGGTGCGCCGCGACGGCATCGAGTTCAAATGGCCGTTCCTCACCGAGAAGCGCGACTACCGCTACTTCGACGCCCAGACCCGCACCTCCGCCCCCATCCACTACAAGGGCACCCAGAACTTCCGCGGCCTGAAGGTCTACTACTTCGAGCAGACCATCCCCTGGACCAAGGTGGCGCTGCCCAAGACCATGCCGGTCGAGGGCGTCACCCCCGAGACCGTCCGCAAGGCCGGCACCTCCCGCTGGTACAGCACCAAGCGGATGTTCTGGGTCGAGCCCACCACCGGTGCCCCGGTCAACGGGCAGGAGATCCACAAGGAGGAGCTGCGCGGCGGCACGCTGCTGGGCGACCGCGACCGGGTGACCGTCTTCAGCGGCCATGTGAAGATGCGCGAGGACTACATCCGGCACACGGTCGACATGGTGAAGTCCCAGCGCCGGCTCGTCCTGTTGCTCACGGCCTATCTGCCATGGGGCTTCCTGATCCTCGGCATGGCCCTGCTCGCGCTCGCCCTGCTGCTGGAGGCCCGCGGGCGCGCGGCGCGCCCGCCGTCGGCCCCGGCTGCGCCGACCCCGTTGTCAGTGGCGGGCCGTAGCGTATGA
- the coaE gene encoding dephospho-CoA kinase, giving the protein MLKLGLTGGIGAGKSEASRILTSLGAVLIDSDRIAREVVEPGTPGLAAVVTEFGPEVLTADGHLDRPKLGGIVFNDPERLSALNAIIHPLVRDRSAELQAAAAPDAVVVHDVPLLAENKLAPLYDLVMVVDATPETQLDRLVRLRGMAEDEARARMAAQATRADRLAIADVVIDNNGPIEALEPQVTKVWADLVARAAGAEG; this is encoded by the coding sequence ATGCTGAAGCTGGGGCTCACGGGCGGAATCGGCGCGGGCAAGAGCGAGGCCTCACGGATCCTGACCTCATTGGGAGCGGTGCTGATCGACTCGGACCGGATCGCTCGCGAGGTGGTCGAGCCGGGCACCCCTGGACTGGCCGCCGTCGTGACCGAGTTCGGCCCCGAGGTGCTGACCGCCGACGGCCATCTCGACCGGCCCAAACTCGGCGGGATCGTCTTCAACGACCCGGAGCGGCTGAGCGCGCTGAACGCGATCATCCACCCGCTGGTCCGGGACCGCTCCGCCGAGCTCCAGGCGGCGGCCGCCCCCGACGCCGTCGTGGTCCATGACGTCCCGCTCCTGGCCGAGAACAAGCTGGCCCCGCTCTACGACCTGGTCATGGTCGTGGACGCCACGCCCGAGACCCAGCTCGACCGGCTGGTACGGCTGCGCGGCATGGCCGAGGACGAGGCGCGGGCCCGGATGGCGGCGCAGGCCACCCGCGCCGACCGGCTGGCGATCGCCGATGTCGTGATCGACAACAATGGCCCGATCGAGGCGCTGGAGCCGCAGGTCACCAAGGTCTGGGCGGATCTGGTGGCACGGGCGGCCGGCGCGGAGGGCTGA